In one window of Flavobacterium ginsengisoli DNA:
- a CDS encoding DeoR/GlpR family DNA-binding transcription regulator, with protein sequence MRKEERQQTILEYLSKEHRVTSVELSEYLSVSEDTIRRDLKELSDQGLLKAVRGGAVAPSPMPLHYRKREKHDLENKKIIAEKAISYLKDGQVVFIDGGTTSLALVASFPHDLKLTVITNSFPVAVLVEDLPNIELIFAGGKMCKTSFTTSSMESLDFFRSFRADVCILGTCGIHHERGLTGILYDDSQIKKNMIQNSNFIIALGSSEKIDTGETYFVSHLKDIDVLVTNISPDEEILKPYKKQVTVL encoded by the coding sequence ATGAGAAAGGAAGAACGACAGCAGACAATTTTAGAATATTTATCTAAAGAACATCGGGTAACTTCGGTAGAATTAAGTGAGTATTTGAGTGTTTCTGAAGACACAATTAGACGTGATCTAAAAGAACTTTCAGATCAAGGGCTTTTAAAAGCTGTGCGTGGTGGTGCGGTTGCTCCTTCTCCAATGCCTTTGCATTACAGAAAAAGAGAAAAACACGATCTTGAAAACAAAAAGATTATTGCAGAAAAAGCAATTTCTTATCTAAAAGATGGTCAAGTAGTTTTTATTGATGGAGGAACAACTTCTTTGGCTCTTGTAGCAAGTTTTCCACATGATTTAAAACTCACTGTTATAACAAACAGTTTTCCTGTTGCAGTTTTGGTTGAAGATTTGCCGAACATTGAATTGATTTTTGCTGGAGGAAAAATGTGTAAAACCTCTTTTACAACTTCGAGCATGGAATCACTTGATTTTTTTAGAAGTTTTAGAGCAGATGTTTGCATTTTGGGAACATGCGGTATCCATCATGAACGTGGTCTAACTGGAATTTTATACGACGATTCGCAAATCAAAAAAAATATGATTCAGAATTCGAATTTCATAATTGCTTTGGGTTCAAGTGAAAAAATCGATACTGGAGAAACTTATTTTGTTTCTCATTTAAAAGACATTGATGTTTTGGTAACTAATATTTCGCCTGACGAAGAAATATTAAAACCGTATAAAAAACAAGTAACGGTTCTTTAG
- a CDS encoding 5' nucleotidase, NT5C type, with amino-acid sequence MKKKSIAVDMDGVLADVEAHLITYFERDFGITILREEIQGLTEEEAFYGREKVRSVLNSKDFFRTLPVIDDAVESLKLLQENFEIYIVSAATEFPLSLNEKIEWLAEHFPFIQWQNIVLCGSKTIINTDYLIDDHPKNLDFCMGKPIMFTAFHNAKKENYLRVNNWKEAVAVLKEAV; translated from the coding sequence ATGAAAAAGAAATCAATTGCAGTCGACATGGACGGAGTGCTTGCTGATGTAGAAGCACACCTAATAACTTACTTCGAAAGAGATTTCGGAATAACAATTTTAAGAGAAGAAATTCAAGGTTTGACAGAAGAAGAAGCTTTTTATGGCCGAGAGAAAGTACGCAGTGTTTTAAACTCTAAAGATTTTTTTAGAACCTTGCCAGTAATAGATGATGCGGTAGAAAGCTTAAAGTTATTACAGGAAAATTTTGAGATTTATATTGTATCTGCGGCGACAGAATTTCCGCTTTCGCTGAATGAAAAAATAGAATGGCTCGCAGAACATTTTCCTTTTATTCAATGGCAAAATATCGTTTTATGCGGAAGCAAAACCATTATCAATACTGATTATCTAATCGATGATCATCCAAAGAATTTAGATTTTTGCATGGGTAAGCCTATTATGTTTACAGCATTTCATAATGCCAAAAAAGAGAATTATTTGAGAGTAAATAATTGGAAAGAAGCTGTTGCTGTTTTGAAAGAGGCAGTTTAA